The proteins below come from a single Parazoarcus communis genomic window:
- a CDS encoding DUF2784 domain-containing protein, with amino-acid sequence MPYKALADAVLLLHFGVVLFVVLGLPAIIIGNRAGWSWVNGFWLRLSHLLAIVVVALQAWLGQYCPLTILESWLRTQDGQSAYSRSFVEHWVQRVLYYEAPLWVFALIYTGFGLLVAWAWRRYPPQAASEIKRL; translated from the coding sequence TTGCCATACAAAGCCCTCGCGGACGCGGTCCTTCTGCTGCACTTCGGCGTCGTCCTGTTCGTGGTGCTGGGCCTGCCGGCCATCATCATCGGGAACAGGGCGGGGTGGTCGTGGGTAAACGGGTTCTGGTTACGCCTGTCGCACTTGCTCGCCATCGTGGTCGTCGCCCTGCAGGCCTGGCTCGGGCAATACTGCCCGCTGACGATCCTTGAGTCCTGGCTTCGCACCCAAGACGGCCAGTCTGCGTACTCGCGCAGCTTCGTCGAACACTGGGTGCAGCGCGTGCTGTACTACGAGGCGCCGCTGTGGGTCTTCGCCTTGATCTACACGGGCTTTGGTCTTCTTGTCGCGTGGGCGTGGCGGCGCTACCCGCCGCAAGCGGCAAGTGAGATCAAACGACTCTGA
- a CDS encoding glycine zipper 2TM domain-containing protein, with translation MSFKSETRSGVRRSGLLLLLVAGLVGGCAAPPPGHRIGGDEPLPQVARRQATDLVIYPLRGQSQDQQRRDRYECHQWAVDQSGFDPATMSQTPTEVPLVEPSPPAGAGVVQGTVTGAVLGAVVSGPRHGGEGAVVGAVVGAIAGAASDSARQAQAERVQDPYAQRAAARDQVYTEKESRYRRAIEACLDGRGYQVR, from the coding sequence ATGTCTTTCAAATCTGAAACTCGATCGGGCGTTCGTCGCTCCGGCTTGCTTCTGCTGCTTGTGGCGGGTCTGGTCGGTGGTTGTGCCGCACCTCCGCCCGGGCATCGTATTGGCGGTGATGAGCCGCTGCCGCAGGTTGCACGCCGGCAGGCTACGGATCTGGTGATCTACCCCTTGCGGGGGCAGAGCCAGGATCAGCAGCGGCGGGATCGCTATGAGTGCCATCAATGGGCGGTAGATCAGTCGGGCTTCGATCCGGCAACCATGAGTCAGACGCCGACAGAGGTGCCGCTGGTCGAGCCTTCGCCGCCTGCCGGTGCGGGTGTTGTTCAGGGCACAGTGACCGGCGCGGTGCTGGGGGCGGTGGTTTCCGGGCCGCGCCATGGGGGCGAGGGCGCCGTCGTTGGCGCGGTTGTCGGTGCAATCGCCGGAGCCGCCAGCGATTCGGCACGGCAGGCGCAGGCGGAGCGCGTCCAGGATCCGTATGCGCAACGTGCCGCAGCGCGTGACCAGGTCTATACCGAAAAGGAAAGCCGCTATCGGCGCGCGATTGAAGCGTGTCTGGATGGCCGCGGCTACCAGGTCAGATAA
- a CDS encoding DUF6515 family protein: protein MSSRLTGVSRLLGAVICAGLLFGAGIAQAEPSHRGGDGDRRGGWVDPRFARGVVVPKLPQGHRIVRHRDIDFYYASGHWFRPMGARFVVVAPPIGLVVPVLPNGFVSVTIGGRSLYRYDDTYYARHDRGYVVVEPPRQDDARRAAGGEDRLFVYPKMNQSEKVQATDRYECHEWGSVQTGYDPTLSYGGVGPEQAESLRADYLRAMTACLEARGYTVR from the coding sequence ATGTCTTCCAGACTGACAGGTGTTTCCCGACTCTTGGGTGCTGTGATCTGCGCCGGCCTGCTTTTTGGTGCCGGCATCGCGCAGGCCGAGCCTTCGCACCGGGGTGGAGACGGCGATCGTCGCGGCGGCTGGGTGGATCCCCGCTTTGCGCGCGGCGTCGTGGTGCCGAAGCTGCCGCAGGGGCACCGCATCGTTCGCCACCGTGATATCGATTTCTATTACGCGTCTGGCCACTGGTTCAGGCCGATGGGGGCGCGCTTCGTGGTTGTCGCACCGCCCATCGGTCTCGTTGTGCCGGTGTTGCCGAATGGTTTCGTGAGCGTGACCATTGGCGGGCGCTCGCTCTACCGCTACGACGATACCTACTATGCGCGTCATGACCGTGGCTATGTCGTGGTCGAGCCGCCCCGGCAGGATGACGCGCGGCGTGCCGCGGGTGGGGAGGACCGGCTGTTCGTGTATCCGAAGATGAATCAGTCAGAGAAGGTGCAGGCGACAGACCGCTACGAATGCCACGAGTGGGGCAGTGTCCAGACCGGCTACGATCCGACGCTGAGCTATGGCGGTGTCGGGCCGGAACAGGCAGAAAGCCTGCGCGCCGACTACCTACGGGCGATGACGGCCTGCCTGGAGGCGAGAGGCTATACGGTGCGTTAG
- a CDS encoding RBBP9/YdeN family alpha/beta hydrolase yields MSAKVLILPGYGNSGALHWQSRWEQANPAFVRVQQRDWDAPVCDDWVAAIENAVRSAGPDVVLVAHSLGCLAIAHWAATPHSPIRGALLVAVPDPEGPDFPAQASGFGEPPARPFAFSSTVVISDDDPYGTPAYSAQLAQAWGSSAVRIGSCGHINAESGLGDWAAGFELLRQLRD; encoded by the coding sequence GTGTCCGCAAAAGTCCTCATCCTGCCCGGTTACGGAAACTCGGGGGCGCTGCACTGGCAGTCGCGCTGGGAGCAGGCGAATCCCGCTTTTGTCCGTGTGCAGCAGCGCGACTGGGATGCGCCGGTTTGTGATGACTGGGTTGCAGCCATCGAAAACGCTGTGCGCAGCGCGGGGCCCGATGTGGTACTGGTCGCCCACAGCCTCGGCTGTCTTGCAATCGCGCACTGGGCTGCGACGCCGCATTCGCCGATCCGGGGCGCTTTGCTGGTTGCGGTGCCCGATCCGGAAGGCCCGGATTTTCCGGCACAGGCGTCGGGCTTCGGCGAGCCGCCGGCAAGGCCGTTTGCCTTCAGCAGCACCGTGGTCATCAGCGACGATGACCCCTATGGCACGCCGGCCTATTCCGCACAGCTTGCACAGGCATGGGGCAGCAGCGCAGTTCGCATCGGCAGTTGCGGTCACATCAACGCGGAAAGTGGCCTCGGTGACTGGGCGGCGGGCTTCGAACTGCTCCGCCAACTGCGCGACTAG
- a CDS encoding antibiotic biosynthesis monooxygenase family protein — protein sequence MAIADTPSPPYYAVIFSSLRTEGDNGYGAMAERMLDLAAEQEGFLGAEGAREGLGITVSYWSSLEAIRKWKQNAEHLDAQRLGRERWYSAFKVRVARVERDYGI from the coding sequence ATGGCAATTGCAGATACACCAAGCCCGCCGTACTACGCAGTCATTTTCAGTTCCCTTCGGACCGAAGGAGACAACGGCTATGGTGCGATGGCCGAGCGGATGCTCGATCTGGCGGCGGAGCAGGAAGGGTTTCTTGGCGCAGAGGGCGCGCGGGAAGGGCTCGGAATCACCGTCTCGTACTGGAGCAGCCTCGAAGCCATCCGGAAATGGAAGCAGAACGCCGAGCATCTCGACGCGCAGCGCCTCGGACGCGAGCGCTGGTATTCGGCGTTCAAGGTTCGCGTGGCCAGGGTCGAGCGGGACTACGGCATCTGA
- a CDS encoding sodium:solute symporter family transporter, whose amino-acid sequence MNVLHTTDYVIVAVYLLVVVAVCVRVTRKNPDADELFLAGRTLGAGVIGLSLFASNISSTTLIGLPGAAWSTGISVANYEWMAALVLVFTAVFVAPVLIGRRITTVPELLEQRFDARLRRYLSATSLILSVLLDTAGSLYAGALVVMLFVPGLALGPTCAALAVFAGLYTAAGGLRAVAYTDVLQSLVLLIGSVILFALVFAEFDYSWAEVTARVPAEKLSLIRPLDDPALPWLGTLLGLPILGFYYWTMNQYVCQRLLGARDIGVAGRGALIAAALKLLPLFLMVLPGVMAVALFADLERPDTVFPRLIAEFAPPGLAGLMLAGLLAAIMSSVDSALNSASTLVICDFVQPRRPKLDTKALARLGRYTTLGLMIIAALWAPAIDNFPGLFAYLQQAFAYVTPPLVAVFAAGMLSTRLSANAALAGLLSGHGVSAVWFLATQLGWLDVHFTIVAFVLLVVTLVACALWQLILGGTVTAGQLASVDASRVEPAPRIVRWGAVALTAMTALLVIAFW is encoded by the coding sequence ATGAACGTCCTTCATACGACTGACTACGTGATCGTGGCGGTCTACCTCCTGGTAGTCGTCGCGGTTTGCGTGCGCGTCACGCGCAAGAACCCCGACGCAGACGAACTGTTTCTTGCCGGACGCACGCTGGGCGCAGGCGTCATCGGCCTTTCCCTGTTCGCATCGAATATCTCGTCAACAACGCTCATCGGCCTGCCGGGTGCCGCCTGGTCGACCGGCATCTCCGTGGCCAATTACGAATGGATGGCGGCGCTGGTCCTCGTGTTTACGGCGGTCTTCGTCGCGCCGGTGCTTATCGGCCGCCGCATCACGACGGTGCCCGAGCTTCTCGAACAGCGCTTCGACGCGCGCTTGCGCCGCTACCTTTCCGCCACCAGCCTGATCCTGAGTGTGCTGCTCGATACCGCGGGCAGCCTTTACGCCGGGGCGCTGGTCGTGATGCTGTTCGTGCCCGGTCTGGCGCTCGGTCCCACCTGCGCCGCCCTCGCTGTATTTGCCGGTCTCTATACGGCGGCCGGTGGTTTGCGTGCGGTGGCATACACGGACGTCCTGCAGTCGCTGGTGCTGCTGATCGGCTCGGTGATCCTGTTCGCGCTGGTTTTCGCCGAGTTCGACTATTCCTGGGCCGAGGTCACCGCGCGCGTTCCCGCCGAGAAGCTCTCCCTGATCCGCCCGCTGGACGACCCCGCCCTGCCCTGGCTTGGAACACTGCTGGGCCTGCCAATCCTGGGCTTCTACTACTGGACCATGAACCAGTACGTTTGCCAGCGCCTGCTGGGTGCGCGCGACATTGGCGTCGCCGGTCGCGGCGCGCTCATCGCGGCCGCACTCAAGCTGCTGCCGCTGTTTCTCATGGTCTTGCCCGGCGTCATGGCCGTGGCGCTGTTTGCGGACCTCGAGCGCCCGGACACCGTATTCCCGCGCCTGATCGCCGAGTTTGCGCCACCGGGACTGGCCGGACTGATGCTTGCGGGGCTGCTGGCGGCAATCATGTCGAGTGTCGACTCGGCACTCAACTCGGCCTCGACCCTGGTGATCTGCGACTTCGTGCAACCGCGCCGCCCCAAACTGGACACCAAGGCGCTCGCACGTCTGGGCCGCTACACGACCCTGGGCCTGATGATCATCGCCGCGCTGTGGGCGCCGGCCATCGATAACTTCCCGGGCCTGTTCGCCTATCTTCAGCAGGCCTTTGCCTACGTCACCCCGCCGCTCGTCGCCGTCTTTGCCGCTGGCATGCTGTCCACGCGACTTTCGGCCAATGCCGCACTGGCCGGCCTGCTCAGCGGACACGGCGTGAGTGCGGTGTGGTTCCTTGCCACCCAGCTGGGCTGGCTGGATGTGCATTTCACCATCGTCGCCTTTGTTCTGCTCGTCGTCACCCTTGTGGCATGCGCCCTGTGGCAGCTCATCCTGGGCGGCACGGTTACAGCCGGGCAGCTTGCATCGGTAGACGCCTCGCGCGTGGAACCGGCGCCGCGCATCGTACGGTGGGGCGCCGTTGCACTGACCGCAATGACCGCGCTTCTGGTCATTGCGTTCTGGTGA
- a CDS encoding EthD family reductase has protein sequence MIKVSVMYPNTPGARFDHTYYRDNHLPLVKSLMGEACKFYTIDKGLAGGAPDEPATYTGMCHLYCDSVESFQAGFGPHAEQIMADIPNYTDLTPVLQISEVVVGQP, from the coding sequence ATGATCAAGGTAAGCGTGATGTACCCGAACACCCCCGGCGCCCGTTTCGACCACACGTATTACCGTGACAACCACCTGCCGCTGGTGAAATCCCTCATGGGCGAGGCGTGCAAGTTCTACACCATCGACAAGGGCCTGGCAGGCGGCGCACCGGACGAACCCGCGACCTACACCGGGATGTGCCACCTCTACTGCGATTCGGTCGAATCCTTCCAGGCCGGATTCGGTCCTCATGCCGAGCAGATCATGGCCGACATCCCGAACTACACCGATCTGACGCCAGTTCTCCAGATCAGTGAGGTCGTGGTCGGCCAGCCCTGA
- a CDS encoding DUF523 domain-containing protein, with amino-acid sequence MQFILVSACLLGEAVRYNGGDNRCDHALLKRWVDEGRVVPVCPEVAGGLSTPRPPAEITRGGGGRAVVDGEARVVAVDGRDVTEQFIRGAERALAHAREMGIRVAVLKEGSPSCGSGAIYDGNFSGTKVAGVGVTTACLAQAGVCVFSEHQLADAARMLEQLERGVGEKGEP; translated from the coding sequence ATGCAATTCATTCTCGTCAGTGCCTGTCTGCTCGGTGAAGCGGTCCGCTACAACGGCGGGGACAACCGTTGCGACCATGCGCTGCTGAAACGCTGGGTCGATGAAGGGCGTGTCGTGCCGGTATGCCCCGAGGTGGCCGGCGGGTTGTCGACGCCGCGCCCGCCAGCCGAGATAACGCGTGGCGGAGGCGGGCGGGCCGTGGTCGACGGTGAGGCGCGCGTCGTTGCGGTCGATGGCCGCGACGTGACTGAGCAGTTCATTCGTGGCGCGGAGCGGGCGCTGGCGCACGCTCGGGAAATGGGAATACGGGTGGCCGTTCTGAAAGAGGGGAGTCCGTCCTGCGGTTCGGGGGCGATCTACGATGGCAACTTCTCCGGCACAAAGGTGGCGGGTGTCGGCGTGACCACGGCGTGCCTGGCGCAGGCCGGCGTGTGCGTTTTCAGCGAACATCAGCTTGCGGACGCAGCCCGCATGCTCGAGCAGCTTGAGCGGGGGGTCGGTGAGAAGGGCGAACCCTGA
- the sugE gene encoding quaternary ammonium compound efflux SMR transporter SugE has product MTWSILILAGLFEIGWAIGLKYTEGFTRFWPTVGTLVAIALSLGMLGIAMKTLPIGTAYAVWVGVGAVGTAIFGIVLFGESASAGRLLSLGLIVAGVIGLKLATPG; this is encoded by the coding sequence ATGACGTGGTCGATTCTGATTCTGGCGGGATTGTTCGAGATTGGCTGGGCGATTGGCCTCAAGTATACCGAGGGTTTCACGCGCTTCTGGCCGACGGTGGGTACGCTGGTCGCGATCGCGCTCAGCCTGGGGATGCTTGGGATTGCGATGAAAACGCTGCCGATTGGCACCGCCTACGCGGTGTGGGTGGGCGTGGGTGCGGTGGGCACGGCGATTTTCGGCATCGTCCTGTTTGGCGAGTCGGCGAGTGCCGGAAGGCTGCTAAGCCTGGGGCTGATCGTCGCCGGGGTCATCGGTTTGAAGCTGGCGACGCCGGGCTGA
- a CDS encoding LysR family transcriptional regulator gives MQLNLNDAALFVRVAELGTLSAAARERNEPVSQVSRAIARMESALSLRLLRRSTHGLSLTDEGDTFLAHARRMLDIAAEMESELSGKLAGPSGLVRINVSPILAQMAIVPSLPGLYERHPGLQIEIMTDDRVSDLVRDGVDIAMRAGVDNAESLVVRQIGELGRNLYAAPAYLEKFGVPHTPADLAAHRLIANSASQSLNRWPFRKSSLVSSDWTGTGAAWQASKKGTRAADHSKVDTLLVKGHTRADSTATVLALALQGIGIAHLNELLVSPLVRTGQLTQVLADYTEQERIPFYAVMLQERHRLPKVRACLDYWQESFAAMRTHLEDARA, from the coding sequence ATGCAACTCAACCTGAACGATGCCGCCCTCTTTGTCCGTGTCGCCGAGCTTGGCACGCTGTCTGCCGCTGCGCGCGAGCGTAACGAGCCGGTCAGCCAGGTCTCGCGCGCGATCGCCCGCATGGAGTCGGCGCTGTCCTTGCGCCTGCTGCGCCGCAGTACGCATGGTCTGTCGCTGACGGACGAAGGCGACACCTTTCTTGCCCATGCACGGCGCATGCTGGACATCGCGGCCGAAATGGAAAGCGAACTCAGCGGCAAGCTGGCAGGCCCGAGCGGCCTGGTCAGGATCAACGTCAGCCCGATTCTTGCCCAGATGGCCATCGTGCCCAGCCTGCCGGGGCTGTACGAGCGCCATCCCGGTCTGCAGATCGAAATCATGACGGATGACCGTGTATCGGACCTCGTGCGCGACGGCGTCGATATCGCCATGCGCGCCGGTGTGGACAATGCCGAGAGTCTCGTTGTGCGGCAGATTGGCGAGCTCGGCCGCAATCTCTATGCAGCCCCGGCGTATCTGGAGAAGTTCGGCGTCCCGCACACACCAGCCGACCTGGCGGCGCATCGCCTGATCGCCAACAGCGCGAGCCAGTCGCTGAACCGCTGGCCGTTCAGGAAATCATCTCTGGTGTCGTCCGACTGGACCGGCACGGGGGCTGCCTGGCAAGCCAGTAAAAAGGGCACGCGCGCCGCAGACCACAGCAAGGTCGATACATTGCTGGTCAAGGGCCACACCCGGGCGGACAGCACGGCCACAGTGCTTGCGCTGGCGCTCCAGGGGATCGGCATCGCCCACCTGAACGAACTGCTGGTTTCACCTCTGGTGCGGACGGGACAGCTTACACAGGTGCTTGCCGACTACACCGAGCAGGAGCGCATCCCCTTCTATGCCGTGATGCTGCAGGAGCGCCACCGCCTGCCCAAGGTGCGCGCGTGCCTGGATTACTGGCAGGAGAGCTTTGCGGCGATGCGAACCCATCTGGAAGACGCGCGCGCATAG
- a CDS encoding thioredoxin family protein, which translates to MSSVEITADNFNDTIANNEIVFLDFWAEWCGPCRGFAPVYETAAAANPDIVFGKIDTEAQQELAATFQIRSIPTIAVIRDNVMVFRESGALPAAGLQQVIDGVRGLDMDKVRAEIAAQQEAGAQPG; encoded by the coding sequence ATGAGCAGCGTCGAAATTACCGCCGACAACTTCAACGACACCATCGCCAACAACGAGATCGTGTTCCTCGATTTCTGGGCAGAGTGGTGCGGTCCCTGTCGTGGGTTTGCGCCTGTGTACGAAACCGCTGCGGCGGCGAACCCGGACATCGTGTTTGGCAAGATCGACACTGAAGCCCAGCAGGAGCTGGCTGCGACCTTTCAGATCCGCTCGATTCCGACCATCGCCGTGATTCGCGACAACGTCATGGTATTCCGCGAGTCGGGCGCACTGCCCGCAGCTGGCCTGCAGCAGGTCATCGACGGTGTGCGCGGGCTGGACATGGACAAGGTCCGGGCCGAGATCGCTGCCCAGCAGGAAGCCGGCGCTCAGCCCGGCTGA
- a CDS encoding antibiotic biosynthesis monooxygenase family protein, translated as MFIAMNRFRIKHGHEETFVEHWRQRESYLEEVPGFVRFNLMRGPQTEEYTLFASHTEWASEQAFADWTQSEAFAKAHANAGKSPREIYMGPPQLELFEAVL; from the coding sequence ATGTTCATTGCCATGAATCGTTTCAGGATCAAACACGGCCATGAGGAGACTTTCGTCGAGCACTGGCGGCAGCGCGAAAGCTACCTGGAAGAAGTCCCCGGCTTCGTCCGCTTCAACCTGATGCGCGGCCCGCAAACCGAGGAATACACACTGTTCGCTTCGCACACCGAGTGGGCAAGCGAGCAGGCGTTTGCGGACTGGACGCAGTCCGAGGCCTTCGCCAAGGCGCACGCCAACGCCGGCAAGAGCCCGCGCGAAATCTACATGGGGCCGCCGCAACTGGAGTTGTTCGAAGCGGTACTCTGA